A segment of the Candidatus Methylomirabilota bacterium genome:
ATCCGCGCCGCGGCGCCGTCTTTGAGGCGGATCTCACGCTCGAGCTCGCGCGGATACCCCGCCGGGACCGCCGCGGTCGGAGCCGCATCGATCATGACCAGCATCGCGGATCGTCACGCGCGGAGCAGGAGGACGGGCAGTGGCGCCTTCCGAGCAATCCGCTCGGCCGCGCCGGGCGCCAGCAGGCGCCGCAGCCGACCGCGGTTCGCGGTCGCCAGCGCGAGCAAGTCCGCCCCGAAGGCCTCGGCCTCGACCAGGGTCTCCTCGACCGGATCTCCGAAGCGAACCACGCTCTCGACGGGAACGCCGTGGAGCTGGGCCTCGAGCCGGCGCAGGTCGTCCAGCCCTTCCGCGGTCAAACGCGCCATCTCCTGATCGACGTAGGCGACGGTGCGTCCGTGCGCGCCCACCACCGTTTCCGGAACCGGGAAGACCCGGAGCAGACGAACGCTCGATCCAACCCCGCGGGCCAAGGCGCCGACCAGCGGTACGAGCGCCTCGGCCGCCCCCTCACCGTCGAGCGGCACGAGAATTCGCTTCGCCATCATCATGTATTCCTCCCGTTTGTAGGACGCGCCCACGGGCGGGCGGGATTCCGAAAAAAGGCGGCTGGCGATCGAGCGGAGGGGCGATGAGCGAACTATTCGTTTAGATACGTCCTCCGGCACAAGAGATTCCGGAGGCCCGCGCTACGAGCCGCCGTAGATCCGGCGGTATTCCTCCCAGTAGAACATCACGCGCTTGACGTAGTGGCGAGTCTCGTCGAAGGGGATCTGCTCGACGAACGCCTCGATGTCGTTCGTGCGCCGCGCCTGCCACCACTGGCGCATCCGGGGGGGCCCCGCGTTGTAGGCGGCCAGCGCCAGCCGCGGGTCACTCCATTCGCGCAGCTGCTCGGCCAGGAAAGCCGCGCCGATCTGGATATTGGCGCCCGGATCGTCGAGCAGCCCGTCACGGAAAGGCAGGCCGCGGTGCCCGGCCACCATCTGGGCCGTGCGGGGCATGAGCTGCATGAGCCCACGGGCACCGGCGGGGGAGAGGGCGCGTGGGTCGTAGCTCGACTCCTGGCGCACAAGCGCCGCGACGAAGTATGGATCGAGCCCCGCACGCTGGGAGGCCTCGGTGATCTCCTGGCGCCAGCCGAACGGATAGAACATTTCCCAGAAGGCGCGCGGCAGCGCCGAATGGCCGCTCTCGGCCACGGCGACGAAGTTTCGGCGGAGGACCCGGAGGGCGAGGTGGTAGCGCTCCTCCCGGATGTACACCCCCGAGAGACCGTAGAGGCGCACGGGGTCGCCGACCGCGCGAGCCACGACGTCCTCCAGCTCCTGGAGCGCGAACTCGACGAGGCCGAGGCGGCGAAGCAGATCCGCGCGCGCGAAGCCGGGATCGTCGCCGATCGCCTCCCGGGGATCGGCGGGAAGACGGATCGCCGGGTCGGGCGCGGCCTCGGCCGTCGCCGTCACGCGGCGGGCCGCCAGGAGACCGTAGTAGCTGCGCGGCGCTTCGCCGAGCACGCGACGGTAGAGCGTGGCCGCCGCTTCGCTCCCCGCCGTCTGCTCCTTGGCGCGCCCCGCCCAGTAGAGGGCCGGCGGTCGCCAGGCGCGCCCGCCCGGAAGCTCGATGAGACGCAGCCATGTCTGCTCGGCCGACCGCGCATCGCCTCGCAGGTACTCCAGCCAGCCCAGGCGCCAGAGCGCCTCGCAAGCCACCGCGCGGGCGGGATACCGCGCGGCGACCGCCTTGTACGCGCTCGCGGCCTGACTCTGCCGGTCCAGCTCCTCGAGCGTGCGGCCCTTGAGATAGAGGGCCTCCGCCACCTCGGCGTCTACGCCGCGCGCCTCGACGCCGGCCAGCACCGTGAGCGCGCGCTCGCGCTGATTTGCGCGCCGCCAGAGCCGGGCCTGGTCGAGCAACAGTCCGGGCCGGCGATCGGCGGGCGCGCGGCCGGCGGCCAGCTCGAGGGCCCGCGCCGCCGCCTCGTAGCGGCCGATCTTCAGAGAGGCATCGGCGACGATGCGGAGCGCGCGCACCGCGATGCCGGAATCGCGCGTCTCCTTGGCGATGCGCTCGGCCTCCTCCCCGGCCGTCTTGGGGACGCCGCCGCTCAGCAGACGCTCGGCGCGCTGGAGACGCTGGTCGATCGACAGCTCCGGAACGCGCACGCCGGCGGCGGCGAGGGCGGCGAGACGGTCGGTGGCTCCGTCCTCCCAGCCGGTCGTGGGCGCCCTCACCCGCAACTCCTGGTACACGCCCACGGCGGCTTCGCGCTGATCGCCGGCCTCGCCGATCATCCCGAGCAGGTAGAGGGCCTCCGCGCCCTCGGCGGCGTCCGGGTAGGACGAGATCAGGCGCTTGAGGATCACCTGGGCCTCGTCGTCGGCGCCGGCGTGGGCGGCGAGCGTGGCCGCCGCCAACAGCGCTGGAGCGGCCAGCCGGCTGTTGGGGTGACGCTCGGCCAGGCCCAGCGCGACGGCCCGCGCGGCCTCGAGATCGCCGGCCCGCGCGAGCGCATCGGTCAGGAGATACCGCGCGTAGTCGGCGATCGGGCTGGAGAGCGCCGCCTCGCTGCCGAAGGCCCGGATCAGCGGTGCCGGATCCCCCGCCTGGAACTCCGCGACCGCGGCGGCCCACGCACTCTCGGTCGCCGGCGGGATGGAGCGGGCGGAATCCGCCGGCGGCGTATCCGCCGCCACGGCCGGGGCCGCCACCAGCATCCCGGAGAGCAGCGCGGCGCCGATGGAGAGCCGGGCCGAGTCGCGTATCGTCCGGCGGGTGAACGCGATGCGCTGGATCGCCGTGAGGTTCGCCAGCACGGCCAGGATCCAGAGCGCCGGCTCCAGCAGGCCGAACAGGGCGCCCCCGATAAGGCAGATCATGCGCTCCGGTCGCTCCATCACTCCCACATTACACTCGATGCCAATGGATTCGGCGCGCGCTTTGGTGTAGCTGACCATCACGCTGCCGACGAGCCCGGCCATGGCGATGATGGCGCCCCGCGTGTGGGGCATCCTCGCGAAGAGCACGACGATGGCCAGCAGCACCACGAGGTCGGAGTAGCGGTCGATCACGGAGTCCAGGAAGGCGCCGAAAGGCGTCACCTGCCCGGACGCCCGCGCCAGCGAGCCGTCGAAGAAGTCGAAGAGGCCGGCCAGGATCAGCAGCAGGCCGGCCGTCCGCGTGCGTCCGGCCACGAACGCGGCGGCGGCCAGGAGGCTCACCCCCAGCCCGGCGACCGTGAGGTGGTTGGGGCGCAGCCGGAGCCGGAAGAGCGCGTGGCCGATCGGATCGGTCCATATCCGCACCGGCTCGCGGTAACGGCTCAACATGCGGGGGCCTGCGCGGCCGTCACAGCGGCTGCACCAGCGCCTGCTCGAGCGCCTCCCGCAGCCGCTCCATCGCCGCTGGCGCCTCGATCTTGCCACCCTTGCCGTCGTGGACGTAGAAGGTGTCGAACGCTTGGTCGATCTCGGTGGCGATGCGGGCGCTGGCGATGTCCAGGCCGAGCGCGGACAGGGTCCGGGTGATCAGGTAGAGCAGGCCGATTCGGTCGGGGCACTTCACCTCCACCACGGTGAAGGCATCGCTGAGACCGTTGTCGAGGGAGATTTTCGGCGGCGTCTCCGGATCCCTGGCCGGGCGGCGGGCCGCCCGCCGCCGCTCGAGGAGCGCGTCGACGCTCTGCTCGCCGGCGATGACGGCGCGGAGGGCGTCGAGCGTGCGGGCCCAGTGGGCCGGCAACAGAATCGCTTCCCCCGCGGGGTCGTTGACCTGGAACGTGTCGAGGGCGATGCCGTCGGCCCGCGTGGAGATCTGGGCGGAGATGATGTTGACGCCGTGGGCGGCCAGCGTGCCCGCGATCAGCGCGAAGAGGCCGGGCAGGTCGCGCGTCACGACGACGAGGTCCGACGAGCCGAGGTCGGGGTGATGGAACAGCTCCGTCACCACCGGCGCCGCGTCGAGCCCCTGGACCATGCGCACGTGCTCGGCCATGCGCTGCACCGTCGTCGTGGCCAGGTAGCGATCGGACATCATGGCCAGGTGCGCCTTGACGGCCTGCAGCGACACCTCGTCCTTCACCGCTGCGTAGAGCCGCTCGGCCAGCTGGGCGCGGTTGGGGCGCTCGACGCGCCCCCCGGTGAGTCGGACCAGCGTGCGGGCGTAGAGCTCGTGCAGGATCACGGCTTGCCAGGGCGTGAGCACACCCGGCCCCACCGCCCGCATGTCCGCCCACGTGAGTAGATAGAGCATGCGCAACCGCTGGGGATCGCCCGTGGCCGCCGCGAAGTCGGCCACCGTCTTGGGGTCGTCGATGTCGCGCCGCTGGGCGATGTGGGACATGGTCAGGTGGTGGGCCACCAGGAACTCCACCGCGGCGGCGTCGGCGGACGACAGGCCCATCCGGGCCGTCAGCTCCCGGATGAGCGGGATGCCCTTGGCCACGTGACCGTGCCCCTTGGCCTTGCCGATGTCGTGCAGCAGCATGCCGAGCATCAGCAGCTCCGGCTTCTCCACTTCGGTGAAGACCTGGGCGGCGCCCTCCGATTCCGCCGACTGTCCCGGCGCCAGCGCCTCCAGGTGCTCGACCGCCAGCAGCGAGTGCCGGTCGGCGGAGAACTTGTGATAGACGTCGTACTGCACGAGGCACGTCAGCGCCCCGAACTCGGGCAGGTACCGTCCCAGCAGGCCCAGCTCGTGCATCTCCGACAGCGTGAGCGCCACCCGCCCCCAGGCGCGGCAGATGTCGAGGAAGAGGTCGCGGGCCACCGGCGAGCGGCGCCCGGTGTCGTCCACGAGCTCCAGGGACGCCTCGATGGCCCGCTCCAGCTCGGGGGAGAGCTCGCACCCCAGCCGGTGGGCGTGCCAGAACACCTTGAGGAGGCGCGTGGGATCCTCGGCGAAGACCTCCGCGCTGTGACGGGCCAGATACAGGCGCCCGTCGATGAAGACGAGCCCGTCGGCCAGCGCCTGCTGCCGGTCGCGCCGCGCCGCCTGGTGGCGCTGGGAGAGGGTCTCCTGGCAGCGCGCGATGAGTCGCTGGGCCACCCGGTGGATCACCCGCGCGTGCAGATAGTAGTCGCGCATGAAGCGCTCGACGCCCAGGCTCTCGTCATCGTCCCGGTACCCCAGGTTCTTGGCGATCTGCGGCTGGAGGTCGCGCGTGAGGACGTCGTTGCGGTGACCGGAGAGGAAGTGGAGCTCGTTGCGGGCCCGCCACAAGAACGTCAGCGCCCCGTCCGTCAGCGCCTGTTCCCGCTCGGTGATGAGCGCCTTCTCCCTGAGCTCGCGGAGCGTGCGGGCGCCGAACTTGGCGGCGCTCAGCCACATCGCCGTGTGCATGTCCCGGAGGCCGCCCGCCGACTCCTTGACGTTGGGCTCGCCGATGTAGGGCGAGGCCCCGTGCTTGCGGTAGCGCTGATCGCGCTCGCTCAGCATCGCCTCCAGGAACTGCTCGAAGTCCCGCCGGTAGACGTTCTCGTTCAGCACGCGGCGGAAGCGCGCGAAGAGCCGGCGGTCGCCGGCCAGGAAGCGCGCCTCCTGCATCGAGGTCCGGCTGGGCAGGTCCGTGCGGGCCATCGCCACGCAGTCTTCCAGCGAGCGGAGGCTGTGGCCGATCTGAAGCCCCAGGTCCCACAGCGTGTAGAGCAGCTCCTGAGTGACGCGCTGCACGTACGGCCTCAGCTCGCCGTCGTGGATCACCATGAGGTCGATGTCGGACGACGGGTGCAGCTCGCCCCGGCCGTACCCGCCGAGCGCGACGATGACGAAGGGCGCCGGCGCCAGCCCGGCCTCGGTCGCGTCGAGGACGATCAGTCGGGTGAGCGAGCGGACCACGCCGTCGATGAACCGCGCGTGGGCCTGCACCGACTGTTGCCCCGACGCACCCTCGGCGTGCATCAGCTTGAGCGAGTCGAGCCCGTCGGCGAGTGCGGCGCGGAACACGTCGAGACGGAGACGCCGCCGGTCTTCGGCGCGCTCGGCCTTGGCCTCGGCCCGCCGGGCCCGGCGATACAGCTCGGGCGACATGGCGGGCAGAGCGTAGCAACCCCGGGCAAAGACTGTCAAATGCGGCGGAGACTTACTACAATGCGCTGGTGAGAAACGTCTGGCGCCCGATCCTGGATCGCGTCGCCCCCTACGAAGCCGGCCAGCCGCTCGAAGTGCTGGCCCGTGAGCTGGGGCTGCCCGACCTCGTGCGCCTGTCGGCCAACGAGAGCCCGCTGGGCCCCTCGCCCCGCGTCGTCGACGCCATCCGCCGGGAGGCGCCCCGCGTCCATCTCTACCCCGACGGCGCCTCCACCGCGCTCCGGGAGGCCCTGGCCCGGCGCTTCGGCGTCGGTCCCGAGCAGCTCGTCGTCGGCAACGGCGCCGACGAGCTGCTGTCGCTGATCGCCGGGGCCTCCCTGGGGCCGGGCGACGAGGTGGTGGTGCCGCTGCCGTCCTTCGAGCCGTACACGACGGCGGCGGAGCTGGCGGGCGCCGTGGTCCAGCCGAGCCCGCTGGCCAAGTACGAGACGGACCTGGACGACGT
Coding sequences within it:
- a CDS encoding universal stress protein, which encodes MMMAKRILVPLDGEGAAEALVPLVGALARGVGSSVRLLRVFPVPETVVGAHGRTVAYVDQEMARLTAEGLDDLRRLEAQLHGVPVESVVRFGDPVEETLVEAEAFGADLLALATANRGRLRRLLAPGAAERIARKAPLPVLLLRA
- a CDS encoding transglycosylase SLT domain-containing protein, which codes for MLSRYREPVRIWTDPIGHALFRLRLRPNHLTVAGLGVSLLAAAAFVAGRTRTAGLLLILAGLFDFFDGSLARASGQVTPFGAFLDSVIDRYSDLVVLLAIVVLFARMPHTRGAIIAMAGLVGSVMVSYTKARAESIGIECNVGVMERPERMICLIGGALFGLLEPALWILAVLANLTAIQRIAFTRRTIRDSARLSIGAALLSGMLVAAPAVAADTPPADSARSIPPATESAWAAAVAEFQAGDPAPLIRAFGSEAALSSPIADYARYLLTDALARAGDLEAARAVALGLAERHPNSRLAAPALLAAATLAAHAGADDEAQVILKRLISSYPDAAEGAEALYLLGMIGEAGDQREAAVGVYQELRVRAPTTGWEDGATDRLAALAAAGVRVPELSIDQRLQRAERLLSGGVPKTAGEEAERIAKETRDSGIAVRALRIVADASLKIGRYEAAARALELAAGRAPADRRPGLLLDQARLWRRANQRERALTVLAGVEARGVDAEVAEALYLKGRTLEELDRQSQAASAYKAVAARYPARAVACEALWRLGWLEYLRGDARSAEQTWLRLIELPGGRAWRPPALYWAGRAKEQTAGSEAAATLYRRVLGEAPRSYYGLLAARRVTATAEAAPDPAIRLPADPREAIGDDPGFARADLLRRLGLVEFALQELEDVVARAVGDPVRLYGLSGVYIREERYHLALRVLRRNFVAVAESGHSALPRAFWEMFYPFGWRQEITEASQRAGLDPYFVAALVRQESSYDPRALSPAGARGLMQLMPRTAQMVAGHRGLPFRDGLLDDPGANIQIGAAFLAEQLREWSDPRLALAAYNAGPPRMRQWWQARRTNDIEAFVEQIPFDETRHYVKRVMFYWEEYRRIYGGS
- the glnD gene encoding [protein-PII] uridylyltransferase codes for the protein MSPELYRRARRAEAKAERAEDRRRLRLDVFRAALADGLDSLKLMHAEGASGQQSVQAHARFIDGVVRSLTRLIVLDATEAGLAPAPFVIVALGGYGRGELHPSSDIDLMVIHDGELRPYVQRVTQELLYTLWDLGLQIGHSLRSLEDCVAMARTDLPSRTSMQEARFLAGDRRLFARFRRVLNENVYRRDFEQFLEAMLSERDQRYRKHGASPYIGEPNVKESAGGLRDMHTAMWLSAAKFGARTLRELREKALITEREQALTDGALTFLWRARNELHFLSGHRNDVLTRDLQPQIAKNLGYRDDDESLGVERFMRDYYLHARVIHRVAQRLIARCQETLSQRHQAARRDRQQALADGLVFIDGRLYLARHSAEVFAEDPTRLLKVFWHAHRLGCELSPELERAIEASLELVDDTGRRSPVARDLFLDICRAWGRVALTLSEMHELGLLGRYLPEFGALTCLVQYDVYHKFSADRHSLLAVEHLEALAPGQSAESEGAAQVFTEVEKPELLMLGMLLHDIGKAKGHGHVAKGIPLIRELTARMGLSSADAAAVEFLVAHHLTMSHIAQRRDIDDPKTVADFAAATGDPQRLRMLYLLTWADMRAVGPGVLTPWQAVILHELYARTLVRLTGGRVERPNRAQLAERLYAAVKDEVSLQAVKAHLAMMSDRYLATTTVQRMAEHVRMVQGLDAAPVVTELFHHPDLGSSDLVVVTRDLPGLFALIAGTLAAHGVNIISAQISTRADGIALDTFQVNDPAGEAILLPAHWARTLDALRAVIAGEQSVDALLERRRAARRPARDPETPPKISLDNGLSDAFTVVEVKCPDRIGLLYLITRTLSALGLDIASARIATEIDQAFDTFYVHDGKGGKIEAPAAMERLREALEQALVQPL